Proteins encoded by one window of Panicum virgatum strain AP13 chromosome 7N, P.virgatum_v5, whole genome shotgun sequence:
- the LOC120681795 gene encoding endonuclease 2-like isoform X1, with product MAARRAARNMGLRLVQVLLVAVVARAPAAHAWRKEGHYMVCKIAESFLTSEASAAVTRLLPGWAGGELAATCSWADDERRRYPWSGALHFADTPGDCQFFYDRDCHNTKGEKDMCVVGGINNYTAALMNTSAPCKLQLVDPTVSLMFLAHFVGDIHQPLHCGNTVDFGGNTIIVHWYNATTTNLHRVWDLDIIEKAMKDFYNDDLSIMTHVIMQNITEAWSEDEREWEACSSRAKTCADKYAMESAQLACDVAYAGVEQGSILGDDYFYSALPVVQKRIAQGGVRLAAILNKIFGESSKPQSS from the exons ATGGCTGCACGGCGAGCTGCTAGGAATATGGGATTGCGGCTTGTTCAGGTCCTCCTCGTCGCGGTGGTGGCGAGAGCTCCTGCCGCCCACGCATGGCGCAAGGAGGGCCACTACATGGTGTGCAAGATCGCCGAG AGCTTTCTGACGAGCGAGGcctcggcggcggtgacgaGGCTCCTGCCGGGGTGGGCCGGCGGGGAGCTCGCGGCGACGTGCTCGTGGGCCGACGACGAGCGGCGCCGGTACCCGTGGTCGGGCGCGCTGCACTTCGCCGACACGCCGGGCGACTGCCAGTTCTTCTACGATA GGGACTGCCACAACACgaaaggggagaaggacatgtGCGTGGTTGGAGGAATCAACAACTACACCGCAGCCCTGATGAACACGTCTGCTCCATGTAAGCTTCAAT TGGTTGATCCGACCGTAAGCCTGATGTTCCTGGCGCACTTCGTCGGCGACATCCACCAGCCTCTCCACTGCGGCAACACCGTCGACTTCGGCGGCAACACCATCATCGTCCACTGGTACAACGCAACGACCACCAACCTCCATCGC GTATGGGATTTAGACATCATCGAGAAAGCCATGAAGGACTTCTACAACGACGACCTGAGCATCATGACACACGTCATCATGCAGAACATCACT GAGGCGTGGTCTGAAGACGAGAGGGAGTGGGAGGCATGCTCTAGCCGAGCAAAGACTTGTGCTGACAA GTACGCTATGGAGAGTGCGCAACTGGCGTGCGACGTGGCGTACGCGGGTGTTGAGCAGGGCTCCATCTTAGGAG ACGACTATTTCTACTCTGCGCTGCCGGTTGTTCAGAAGAGAATCGCGCAAGGAGGGGTGAGGCTCGCTGCAATACTCAACAAGATCTTCGGTGAGAGCAGCAAGCCCCAGAGCAGTTGA
- the LOC120681795 gene encoding endonuclease 2-like isoform X2, producing MAARRAARNMGLRLVQVLLVAVVARAPAAHAWRKEGHYMVCKIAESFLTSEASAAVTRLLPGWAGGELAATCSWADDERRRYPWSGALHFADTPGDCQFFYDRDCHNTKGEKDMCVVGGINNYTAALMNTSAPLVDPTVSLMFLAHFVGDIHQPLHCGNTVDFGGNTIIVHWYNATTTNLHRVWDLDIIEKAMKDFYNDDLSIMTHVIMQNITEAWSEDEREWEACSSRAKTCADKYAMESAQLACDVAYAGVEQGSILGDDYFYSALPVVQKRIAQGGVRLAAILNKIFGESSKPQSS from the exons ATGGCTGCACGGCGAGCTGCTAGGAATATGGGATTGCGGCTTGTTCAGGTCCTCCTCGTCGCGGTGGTGGCGAGAGCTCCTGCCGCCCACGCATGGCGCAAGGAGGGCCACTACATGGTGTGCAAGATCGCCGAG AGCTTTCTGACGAGCGAGGcctcggcggcggtgacgaGGCTCCTGCCGGGGTGGGCCGGCGGGGAGCTCGCGGCGACGTGCTCGTGGGCCGACGACGAGCGGCGCCGGTACCCGTGGTCGGGCGCGCTGCACTTCGCCGACACGCCGGGCGACTGCCAGTTCTTCTACGATA GGGACTGCCACAACACgaaaggggagaaggacatgtGCGTGGTTGGAGGAATCAACAACTACACCGCAGCCCTGATGAACACGTCTGCTCCAT TGGTTGATCCGACCGTAAGCCTGATGTTCCTGGCGCACTTCGTCGGCGACATCCACCAGCCTCTCCACTGCGGCAACACCGTCGACTTCGGCGGCAACACCATCATCGTCCACTGGTACAACGCAACGACCACCAACCTCCATCGC GTATGGGATTTAGACATCATCGAGAAAGCCATGAAGGACTTCTACAACGACGACCTGAGCATCATGACACACGTCATCATGCAGAACATCACT GAGGCGTGGTCTGAAGACGAGAGGGAGTGGGAGGCATGCTCTAGCCGAGCAAAGACTTGTGCTGACAA GTACGCTATGGAGAGTGCGCAACTGGCGTGCGACGTGGCGTACGCGGGTGTTGAGCAGGGCTCCATCTTAGGAG ACGACTATTTCTACTCTGCGCTGCCGGTTGTTCAGAAGAGAATCGCGCAAGGAGGGGTGAGGCTCGCTGCAATACTCAACAAGATCTTCGGTGAGAGCAGCAAGCCCCAGAGCAGTTGA
- the LOC120681796 gene encoding peptidyl-tRNA hydrolase 2, mitochondrial-like yields the protein MGASASVLSLPTAAALPAAATAVAGAAGCFALGYLLALTRHAAAVSPEGGSDDDSEDDSEEDDDENSGRSRAAKRAGGQKRTGLRLLFWARNVVTKSDSAREAKRAQAQAAASPLEIENLADIIEDFKMVLVVRNDLKMGKGKIAAQCSHATLGLFKKLQQRAPKSLRRWERCGQVKVVVKIESEEDMLVLQGRAKSLNLPTHITIDAGRTQIAPNSRTVMAILGPADMVDDVTGGLKLL from the exons ATGGGCGCGTCGGCCTCCGTCCTCTCGCTCCCAacggccgccgcgctccccgcagccgccaccgccgtcgccggggcCGCAGGCTGCTTCGCGCTGGGCTACCTCCTCGCCCTCAcccgccacgccgcggccgTCAGCCCCGAGGGCGGCTCCGATGACGATTCCGAGGACGACtcggaagaagatgatgacgaaAACTCCGGCCGCAGCCGTGCTGCGAAGCGAGCGGGCGGTCAGAAGAGGACCGGTCTCCGGCTTCTCTTCTGGGCGCGGAACGTGGTGACCAAGTCCGACTCCGCCAGGGAGGCGAAGAGAGCCCAGGCTCAGGCTGCCGCCAGCCCCCTGGAGATCGAGAATCTCGCCGATATTATAGAAGATTTCAAGATG GTGCTGGTCGTCAGGAATGATTTGAAGATGGGGAAGGGGAAAATCGCTGCACAATGCAG CCATGCAACTCTTGGCCTGTTCAAAAAACTCCAACAGAGAGCACCAAAATCACTAAGAAG GTGGGAACGGTGTGGGCAAGTTAAAGTAGTTGTGAAAATAGAGAGCGAGGAAGATATGCTTGTTTTACAA GGGAGAGCAAAGTCTTTGAATCTGCCAACTCACATAACCATAGACGCTGGAAGAACACAGATTGCTCCAA ATTCAAGAACAGTCATGGCCATTCTTG GGCCAGCAGATATGGTCGATGATGTTACTGGTGGTCTGAAGCTATTGTAA